Sequence from the Actinomyces slackii genome:
TGGTTGTCGAAGAACTCCCAGTTGACCATGACCACGGGCGCGTAGTCGCAGCCGGCGTTGCACTCCAGGCGCTCCAGGCTGATGGTCCCATCCTCGCTGGTCTCGTCGGCGCCAAGGCCGGTGGCCTGGGAGACGGCCTGCCAGATCTCGTCCCCGCCCATCACGGCGCACAGGGCGTTGGTGCACACGCCCACGTGGTAGGTGCCGGCGGGGTGGCGGCGGAACTGGCTGTAGAAGGTGGCCACGGCCGAGACCTCGGAGCGGGTCAGCCCCAGCTCGGCGGCGCACAGGGCGATGCCCGCGGGGGACACGTAGCCGTCCACGGACTGAACCAGGTGGAGCATGGGGATGAGGGCGCTGCGCTCGTAGCCGGCGGGGTAGCGCGACGTGATCTCGGCGATGTCGGCCTCGAGCCGGGCGGCGACGTCGGGGCTGTAGCCCAGGGCCTGGGCGGCCTGTCCGGGGGCGGGGCTCTGGCCGGGTGCGGCCACGGCCTTGTTGGTTGTGCTCATCAGCGGTCCACGCCTCCCAGGACGGGGTCGATGGAGGCCAGGGCGGGGACGAGGTCGGCGATCATGCCGCCCTCCCCCATCATGGCCACCGACTGCAGGTTTGAGAAGGAGGGGTCCCGGAAGTGGACCCGGTAGGGGCGGGTTCCGCCGTCGGAGACGGCGTGGACGCCCAGGACCCCCTTGGCGTGCTCGACGGTCTGGTAGACCTGGCCGGCGGGCACGGAGAATCCCTGGGTGACCAGCTTGAAGTGGTGGATGAGGGATTCCATGGAGGTGCCCATGATCTGGCGGACGTGCTCCAGGGACTGGCCCTGGCCGTCGGTGGCGATGGCCATGCGGGCGGGCCAGGCGATGGTGGGGTCGGCCACCATCGTGGTGTTGGAGGGGTCCTCCCCCCGCTCGGCGATCTCCTCGAGGCGATCCAGGCACTGCGAGATGATGGTCAGGGACTCGTAGCACTCGTCCATGCGGATGCGCAGGCGGTTGAAGCAGTCCGAGCGGTCGTAGGTGGGGACCTCGAAGTCGTAGGTCTCATACCCGCAGTAGGGATTGGACTTGCGCAGGTCCAGGGGGTAGCCGGCGGCGCGCAGGCAGGGGCCGGTCAGCCCCAGGGCCAGGCCCCCGGCCAGTGAGATCTCCCCGACCCCGATGAAGCGGGACTTCAGGATGGGGTTGGCCATGAGCAGCAGCTCGAGCTCGTGGAGGTCCTTCTTGATATCGGGCATGGTCGAGCGCACGAAGGCGGTGAAGCCCTCGGGCAGGTCCTGGGCCAGGCCCCCGGGGCGGATGAAGGCGTGGTTCATGCGCAGTCCCGAGACCATCTCGAAGGCCTTGAGGATGTTCTCGCGGCAGCGGAAGGCGATGGTCATGAGCGTGGTGCCGCCCATCTCGTTGCCCCCGGTGCCCACGGCCACGACGTGGGAGGCGATGCGGTTGAGTTCCATGAGCAGGACGCGGGCGACGCTGGCCTTCTCCGGGATGTCATCGGTGATGCCCAGGAGCTTCTCGACGGCCAGGGCGTAGGCGACCTCCTGGAAGAAGGGGGCCACGTAGTCCATGCGGGTCACGAAGGTCTCGCCCTGGGTCCAGGTGCGGTACTCCATGTTCTTCTCGATGCCCGTGTGCAGGTAGCCGGTGCCCACGCGGACCTCGGTGACGAGCTCGCCGTCGACCTCCAGGACCAGGCGCAGCACGCCGTGGGTGGAGGGGTGGACGGGGCCCATGTTGACCACGATGCGGTCGTGGCGCAGGCGGTCGGCCTCGTCGCGCTCGGCGATGCGGGCGGCGACCTCGTCCCAGTCACCGCCGTTGATGGTGAACTGCTCGGCGCCGGCGGACACCGAGTCGGTGGCCGGCCCTGTGGCGTGGAAGGCGGTGGTGCTCATCAGCGGTACGACCTCCGGGTGTCGGCGGGCGGGGTGGTGGCGCCCTTGTACTCGACGGGGATCCCGCCCAGCGGGTAGTCCTTGCGCTGGGGGTGGCCCACCCAGTCATCGGGCATGGCGGTGCGGGTCAGGGCGGGGTGGCCGTCGAAGACGATGCCCATGAGGTCCCAGGTCTCCCGCTCGTGCCAGTCGTTGCCGGGGTAGACCGAGACGATGGAGGGGACGTGGGGGTCGGACTCGGGGCAGGTGACCTGCAGGCGCAGCTGGCGCCCGCCGTGGGTCAGGCTCATCAGCTGGATGCAGGCGTGCAGCTCGCGGCCGGCCAGCTGGGGGTAGTGGACGCCGGAGACGCCCAGGCACAGCTCGAAGCGCAGGTCCTGGTCGTCGCGCAGGGGCAGGGCGACGTCGAGCAGGTGCTCGCGGGCGATGAACAGGGTGAGCTCGCCGTGCTCGATGACCACCTTCTCGATGGCCCGGGCGGGGTCCACCCCGGCCTCGGTCAGGTCCTCGATGAGGTGGTCGACGACGTCGTCGAACCACTCCCCGTAGGGTCGGGAGGCGGCAGGG
This genomic interval carries:
- the nuoE gene encoding NADH-quinone oxidoreductase subunit NuoE, which produces MSTTNKAVAAPGQSPAPGQAAQALGYSPDVAARLEADIAEITSRYPAGYERSALIPMLHLVQSVDGYVSPAGIALCAAELGLTRSEVSAVATFYSQFRRHPAGTYHVGVCTNALCAVMGGDEIWQAVSQATGLGADETSEDGTISLERLECNAGCDYAPVVMVNWEFFDNQTPQTAVAMVEALQRGEAVSPTRGPDALPTFRDNERLLAGFEDGHADEGIGAGEPSLRGLRIARDKGWTAPKEESK
- a CDS encoding NADH-quinone oxidoreductase subunit D, producing the protein MSTTAFHATGPATDSVSAGAEQFTINGGDWDEVAARIAERDEADRLRHDRIVVNMGPVHPSTHGVLRLVLEVDGELVTEVRVGTGYLHTGIEKNMEYRTWTQGETFVTRMDYVAPFFQEVAYALAVEKLLGITDDIPEKASVARVLLMELNRIASHVVAVGTGGNEMGGTTLMTIAFRCRENILKAFEMVSGLRMNHAFIRPGGLAQDLPEGFTAFVRSTMPDIKKDLHELELLLMANPILKSRFIGVGEISLAGGLALGLTGPCLRAAGYPLDLRKSNPYCGYETYDFEVPTYDRSDCFNRLRIRMDECYESLTIISQCLDRLEEIAERGEDPSNTTMVADPTIAWPARMAIATDGQGQSLEHVRQIMGTSMESLIHHFKLVTQGFSVPAGQVYQTVEHAKGVLGVHAVSDGGTRPYRVHFRDPSFSNLQSVAMMGEGGMIADLVPALASIDPVLGGVDR
- a CDS encoding NADH-quinone oxidoreductase subunit C, with the protein product MSETTPTAEGAQLQAPAEPAVPEIAGTPVRPELRVEVISSHTGQFGASDAGDTTGYGGHSQVVTLAPAASRPYGEWFDDVVDHLIEDLTEAGVDPARAIEKVVIEHGELTLFIAREHLLDVALPLRDDQDLRFELCLGVSGVHYPQLAGRELHACIQLMSLTHGGRQLRLQVTCPESDPHVPSIVSVYPGNDWHERETWDLMGIVFDGHPALTRTAMPDDWVGHPQRKDYPLGGIPVEYKGATTPPADTRRSYR